In one Pseudomonas sp. 31-12 genomic region, the following are encoded:
- a CDS encoding transglycosylase SLT domain-containing protein encodes MRSRLFSLLSCLLLSAAAVQTAQAVDLSTQRQYYDEAKRALAKGDTGPYFRYSQALSDYPLEPYLAYDELTARLKSASNAEIEKFLAEHGDLPQANWMKLRWLRWLAERGDWATFVKYYDPKLNFTELDCLNAQYQIGHNQKAEGYANANKLWLTGKSQPAACDALFGQWAAEGQLTEQKRWERVKLAAQARNYPLANSLVNGLSTLAPRGRLLVDVAQKPELLNQPSRFTPADEPMSDVVSLGLRRLARQDPDKAMDLLDGYASSMHFSRDEKVAIAREIGLTLAKRFNPRALEMMTKYDPELRDNTVSEWRMRLLLRLARWDDAYQLTRRLPQDLATTNRWRYWQARSLELAQPQNPEAQTLYKNLARERDFYGFLAADRSQSSYSLNNKPLVLSQALINKVRNTPGIRRALEFHARGQIVDGRREWYHVSRHFNRDEMVAQAKLAYDLKWYFPAIRTISQAQYWDDLDIRFPMAHRETLVREAKVRGLHSSWVFAITRQESAFMDDARSGVGASGLMQLMPGTAKETARKFSIPLASPQQVLDPDKNIQLGAAYLSQVHSQFNGNRVLASAAYNAGPGRVRQWLRGADHLSFDVWVESIPFDETRQYVQNVLSYSVIYGQKLNSPQPLVDWHERYFDDQ; translated from the coding sequence ATGCGCAGTCGCCTCTTCAGTCTTTTATCTTGCTTGCTTCTTTCTGCCGCTGCCGTTCAAACCGCTCAGGCGGTGGACCTGTCCACCCAGCGCCAATATTACGATGAGGCCAAGCGTGCCTTGGCCAAGGGCGATACCGGCCCTTACTTTCGCTACAGTCAGGCCCTCAGCGATTATCCACTGGAGCCGTACCTGGCTTACGACGAGCTGACTGCGCGGCTGAAATCCGCCAGCAATGCCGAAATCGAAAAATTCCTCGCCGAACACGGTGACCTGCCCCAGGCCAACTGGATGAAGTTGCGCTGGTTGCGCTGGCTGGCGGAGCGCGGCGATTGGGCGACCTTCGTCAAGTACTACGACCCCAAGCTCAATTTCACCGAGCTGGATTGCCTGAACGCGCAGTACCAGATCGGTCACAACCAGAAAGCCGAAGGCTACGCCAACGCCAACAAACTCTGGCTGACCGGCAAATCCCAGCCCGCCGCCTGCGACGCGCTGTTCGGGCAATGGGCCGCGGAAGGTCAACTGACCGAACAAAAACGCTGGGAGCGCGTCAAGCTTGCGGCCCAGGCGCGCAACTATCCGCTGGCCAACAGCCTGGTCAACGGCCTGTCTACCCTCGCCCCTCGCGGTCGCTTGCTGGTGGATGTCGCGCAGAAACCTGAACTGCTGAACCAGCCATCGCGCTTCACCCCGGCCGACGAACCGATGTCTGACGTGGTCAGCCTCGGCCTGCGCCGCCTGGCCCGCCAGGACCCCGACAAGGCCATGGACCTGCTCGACGGCTATGCCAGCAGCATGCACTTCTCCCGCGATGAAAAAGTGGCGATCGCCCGTGAAATCGGGCTGACCCTCGCCAAACGTTTCAACCCTCGCGCGCTGGAGATGATGACCAAGTACGACCCGGAACTGCGCGACAACACCGTGTCCGAATGGCGTATGCGCCTGCTGTTGCGTCTGGCCCGCTGGGACGATGCCTATCAGCTGACTCGGCGCTTGCCGCAGGACCTGGCGACCACCAACCGCTGGCGCTACTGGCAGGCCCGCAGCCTGGAACTGGCGCAGCCGCAGAACCCGGAAGCGCAGACGCTGTACAAGAACCTCGCCCGTGAGCGCGATTTCTATGGTTTCCTAGCTGCTGATCGTTCGCAATCATCTTATTCGTTGAACAACAAACCCTTGGTCCTGAGCCAGGCCCTGATCAACAAGGTGCGCAACACGCCAGGCATTCGTCGCGCCCTTGAATTCCACGCACGCGGGCAGATCGTCGATGGTCGTCGCGAGTGGTACCACGTCAGCCGTCACTTCAACCGCGACGAAATGGTCGCCCAGGCGAAACTGGCCTACGACCTGAAATGGTATTTCCCGGCGATCCGCACCATCAGTCAGGCGCAGTATTGGGACGATCTGGACATCCGCTTCCCGATGGCCCACCGCGAAACCCTGGTGCGTGAAGCCAAGGTCCGTGGTCTGCATTCGAGCTGGGTGTTCGCCATCACCCGCCAGGAAAGCGCCTTCATGGACGACGCCCGCTCCGGCGTCGGCGCCAGCGGCCTGATGCAACTGATGCCCGGCACCGCCAAGGAAACCGCGCGCAAGTTCAGCATCCCGCTGGCCTCACCGCAGCAAGTGCTCGACCCGGACAAGAACATCCAGCTCGGCGCCGCGTACCTGAGCCAGGTCCACAGCCAGTTCAACGGCAACCGCGTCCTCGCCTCCGCAGCCTACAACGCCGGCCCCGGCCGTGTGCGTCAGTGGCTGCGCGGTGCAGATCACCTGAGCTTCGACGTGTGGGTGGAAAGCATCCCGTTCGACGAAACCCGCCAGTATGTACAGAACGTGCTGTCGTACTCGGTGATCTACGGCCAGAAACTCAACTCGCCACAGCCGCTGGTGGATTGGCATGAGCGGTACTTTGACGATCAGTGA
- a CDS encoding ATP-binding cassette domain-containing protein → MTLLKFSDVSLAFGAMPLLDKVSWQIARGERVCIIGRNGTGKSSMMKLVKGDQKPDEGSVWRAPGLKIGELPQELPVADERTVFDVVAEGLDGVGELLAQYHHLSQNIVTDADLDKLMHVQHDLEARDGWRLQQLVDSTLSRLQLPADKTLAELSGGWRRRVLLAQALVSEPDLLLLDEPTNHLDIGAIAWLEEALKDFQGAVLFITHDRSFLQNLATRILELDRGGLIDWNGDYASFLVHKEASLAAEETANALFDKKLAQEEVWIRQGIKARRTRNEGRVRALKALRVERSERRERTGKANIQLDTADKSGKQVMVLENVSFAHPGGPFLIKDFSMVLTRGDRIGLLGANGTGKTTLLKLMLSGLQPTSGTVEEGTRIDVAYFDQLRHQLDLEKTVIDNVAEGRDFIDIDGQSRHVLSYLGDFLFSPQRARTPVKALSGGERARLLLAKLFSKPANLLVLDEPTNDLDVETLELLEEVLLTFNGTVLMVSHDRAFLDNVVTSTLVFEGEGKVREYVGGYQDWLRQGGSPRLLGVTESKSGKADLTSAVVTAEAAPVAAAVEAPVAKKKLSYKLQRELEMLPAQIEAMEQQIAAVEAQMADAGFYQRPAAETAAVIAQLEQLQAELDVMVERWAELDA, encoded by the coding sequence ATGACCCTGCTCAAATTCAGCGATGTGTCCCTTGCTTTCGGCGCTATGCCGTTGTTGGACAAGGTGTCCTGGCAGATCGCCCGTGGTGAGCGGGTGTGCATCATCGGCCGCAACGGCACTGGCAAGTCCAGCATGATGAAGCTCGTCAAGGGCGACCAGAAGCCCGATGAGGGCTCCGTTTGGCGTGCCCCCGGCCTCAAGATTGGCGAATTGCCGCAAGAATTGCCGGTAGCCGACGAGCGGACCGTGTTCGACGTAGTGGCGGAAGGCCTGGACGGTGTCGGTGAGCTGCTCGCGCAGTACCACCACCTGAGCCAGAACATCGTCACCGACGCCGACCTGGACAAACTGATGCACGTCCAGCACGACCTCGAAGCCCGAGACGGCTGGCGTTTGCAGCAACTGGTGGACAGCACCTTGAGCCGTCTGCAGTTGCCGGCCGACAAGACCCTCGCCGAGCTGTCCGGTGGTTGGCGTCGTCGCGTCCTGCTGGCCCAGGCCCTGGTTTCTGAACCGGACCTGCTGCTGCTCGACGAACCGACCAACCACTTGGACATCGGTGCAATCGCCTGGCTCGAAGAAGCGCTGAAGGATTTCCAGGGCGCCGTGTTGTTCATCACGCACGACCGTTCATTCCTGCAGAACCTCGCGACCCGCATTCTGGAACTGGATCGCGGTGGCTTGATCGACTGGAACGGCGACTACGCCAGCTTCCTGGTGCACAAGGAAGCCTCCCTGGCGGCTGAAGAAACCGCCAATGCGTTGTTCGATAAAAAGCTGGCTCAGGAAGAAGTCTGGATCCGCCAGGGCATCAAGGCCCGTCGCACCCGTAACGAAGGCCGCGTTCGCGCATTGAAGGCTTTGCGCGTTGAGCGTAGCGAGCGTCGCGAACGCACCGGCAAGGCCAACATTCAGTTGGACACCGCTGACAAGTCCGGCAAGCAGGTGATGGTACTCGAGAACGTGAGCTTTGCTCACCCGGGCGGCCCGTTCCTGATCAAGGATTTCTCGATGGTCCTGACGCGCGGCGACCGTATCGGTCTGCTGGGCGCCAACGGTACCGGCAAGACCACACTGCTCAAGCTGATGCTCAGCGGTCTGCAGCCAACCAGCGGCACAGTGGAAGAAGGGACGCGCATCGACGTGGCCTACTTCGACCAGTTGCGCCATCAGCTGGACCTGGAAAAGACTGTGATCGACAACGTGGCCGAAGGTCGTGACTTTATCGATATCGATGGTCAGAGCCGCCACGTGCTGAGCTACCTCGGCGACTTCCTGTTCAGCCCGCAGCGTGCCCGTACGCCGGTGAAGGCGCTGTCGGGTGGTGAGCGTGCGCGTCTGTTGCTGGCGAAACTGTTCAGCAAACCGGCGAACCTGCTGGTCCTCGACGAACCGACCAACGACCTCGACGTTGAAACCCTCGAGCTGCTGGAAGAGGTCTTGCTGACCTTCAACGGCACCGTGCTGATGGTCAGCCACGACCGGGCATTCCTCGACAACGTGGTCACCAGCACCCTGGTCTTCGAAGGTGAAGGCAAGGTTCGTGAATACGTCGGTGGTTACCAGGACTGGCTGCGTCAGGGCGGTTCGCCGCGCCTGCTGGGCGTGACCGAGAGCAAATCCGGCAAGGCCGACCTGACCTCGGCGGTCGTGACGGCGGAAGCGGCACCGGTTGCGGCAGCCGTTGAAGCGCCAGTGGCGAAGAAAAAGCTCAGCTACAAGTTGCAACGTGAGCTGGAAATGTTGCCAGCTCAGATCGAAGCCATGGAACAGCAGATCGCTGCCGTCGAGGCCCAAATGGCCGATGCGGGTTTCTATCAGCGTCCTGCGGCAGAGACCGCTGCGGTGATCGCTCAGCTAGAGCAGTTGCAGGCTGAGCTCGACGTAATGGTCGAGCGTTGGGCCGAGCTGGATGCCTGA
- a CDS encoding universal stress protein: protein MPYNHILVAVDLTEECDPVIHRARELSVSNGAKLSLVHIVEPMAMAFGGDVPMDLSQLQQQQFDQAKERLDRLIVKYPELSKEYSHLTYGQPRQEIHHLAKEQTCDLIVVGSHGRHGLALLLGSTANDVLHGAPCDVLAVRLIKS from the coding sequence ATGCCCTACAACCACATTCTGGTCGCTGTAGATCTAACCGAAGAGTGCGACCCTGTAATCCACCGTGCTCGCGAGCTCTCAGTGAGCAATGGCGCAAAATTGTCCCTGGTCCACATCGTCGAACCGATGGCCATGGCCTTTGGTGGTGACGTACCCATGGACCTGTCACAACTGCAACAACAGCAGTTCGACCAGGCCAAGGAACGCCTGGACCGACTGATCGTCAAGTATCCGGAACTCTCCAAAGAATACAGCCACCTGACCTACGGCCAGCCCCGCCAGGAAATTCACCACCTTGCCAAGGAGCAGACCTGCGACCTGATCGTGGTGGGCAGCCACGGCCGACATGGCCTGGCATTGCTGCTGGGTTCGACGGCCAATGACGTGCTGCACGGTGCGCCGTGTGATGTGCTGGCGGTGCGCCTGATCAAAAGCTGA
- the fadB gene encoding fatty acid oxidation complex subunit alpha FadB, translating to MIYEGKAITVKALESGIVELKFDLKGESVNKFNRLTLNELRQAVDTIKADASIKGVIVSSGKDVFIVGADITEFVENFKLPDVELVAGNLEANKIFSDFEDLNVPTVAAINGIALGGGLEMCLAADFRVMSTKAKIGLPEVKLGIYPGFGGTVRLPRLIGADNAIEWIAAGKENRPEDALKVGAVDAVVAPEKLQEAALELIKRAISGEFDYKAKRQPKLEKLKLNAIEQMMAFETAKGFVAGQAGPNYPAPVEAIKTIQKAANFGRDKALEIEAAGFVKLAKTSAAQSLIGLFLNDQELKKKAKAYDEIAKDVKQAAVLGAGIMGGGIAYQSASKGTPILMKDINEHGIEQGLAEAAKLLVGRVDKGRMTPAKMAEVLNGIRPTLSYGDFGHVDLVVEAVVENPKLKQAVLAEVEDKVKEDTILASNTSTISITLLAKALKRPENFVGMHFFNPVHMMPLVEVIRGEKSSELAVATTVAYAKKMGKNPIVVNDCPGFLVNRVLFPYFGGFAKLVSAGVDFVRIDKVMEKFGWPMGPAYLMDVVGIDTGHHGRDVMAEGFPDRMKDDRRSAIDVLYEAKRLGQKNGKGFYAYETDKKGKQKKVADPSVLEVLKPIIHEQREVTDEDIINWMMIPLCLETVRCLEDGIVETAAEADMGLVYGIGFPPFRGGALRYIDSIGVAEFVALADQYADLGALYHPTAKLREMAKTGQRFFG from the coding sequence ATGATTTACGAAGGTAAAGCCATCACGGTTAAGGCTCTTGAAAGTGGCATCGTCGAATTGAAATTCGACCTCAAGGGTGAGTCCGTCAACAAGTTCAACCGTCTAACCCTGAACGAACTGCGTCAGGCCGTAGACACCATCAAGGCAGATGCTTCGATCAAGGGTGTGATCGTCAGCAGTGGCAAGGACGTCTTCATCGTCGGCGCCGACATCACCGAATTTGTCGAGAACTTCAAGCTGCCTGATGTAGAGCTTGTCGCTGGCAACCTCGAAGCCAACAAGATTTTCAGCGATTTCGAAGACCTCAACGTCCCGACTGTCGCCGCGATCAACGGCATCGCGCTGGGTGGCGGTCTGGAAATGTGCCTGGCGGCGGACTTCCGCGTCATGTCCACCAAGGCCAAGATCGGTCTGCCGGAAGTCAAACTGGGCATCTACCCGGGCTTCGGCGGTACCGTGCGTCTGCCGCGCCTGATCGGTGCCGACAACGCCATCGAGTGGATTGCCGCCGGCAAGGAAAACCGCCCTGAAGACGCGCTGAAAGTCGGCGCCGTCGATGCAGTGGTTGCCCCTGAGAAATTGCAGGAAGCGGCCCTGGAGCTGATCAAGCGCGCCATCTCCGGTGAGTTTGACTACAAGGCCAAGCGTCAGCCGAAGCTGGAAAAGCTGAAACTGAACGCCATCGAGCAAATGATGGCCTTCGAAACCGCCAAAGGTTTCGTGGCAGGTCAAGCCGGCCCGAACTACCCGGCACCGGTCGAAGCGATCAAGACCATCCAGAAAGCCGCGAACTTCGGTCGTGACAAGGCGCTGGAAATCGAAGCCGCCGGTTTCGTAAAACTGGCCAAGACCTCTGCCGCGCAGAGCTTGATCGGTCTGTTCCTGAACGATCAGGAACTGAAGAAAAAGGCCAAGGCCTACGACGAAATCGCCAAGGACGTGAAGCAGGCCGCTGTATTGGGCGCTGGCATCATGGGTGGCGGTATCGCTTATCAGTCGGCCTCCAAAGGTACGCCGATCCTGATGAAGGACATCAACGAGCACGGTATCGAGCAAGGCCTGGCGGAAGCCGCCAAGCTGCTGGTCGGCCGCGTTGATAAAGGTCGCATGACCCCGGCGAAAATGGCCGAAGTGCTTAACGGCATTCGTCCGACCCTGTCCTACGGAGATTTCGGTCACGTGGATCTGGTTGTCGAAGCGGTCGTCGAGAACCCGAAGCTCAAGCAAGCCGTTCTGGCCGAAGTCGAAGACAAGGTCAAAGAGGACACCATCCTCGCGTCCAACACCTCGACCATTTCCATCACCTTGCTGGCCAAAGCCCTCAAGCGTCCGGAAAACTTCGTCGGCATGCACTTCTTCAACCCGGTGCACATGATGCCGCTGGTTGAAGTGATTCGTGGCGAGAAGTCCAGCGAGCTGGCCGTTGCCACTACCGTTGCCTACGCCAAGAAAATGGGCAAGAACCCGATCGTCGTCAATGACTGCCCGGGCTTCCTGGTCAACCGCGTCCTGTTCCCGTACTTCGGCGGTTTCGCCAAACTGGTCAGCGCTGGTGTGGACTTCGTCCGTATCGACAAGGTCATGGAAAAATTCGGCTGGCCAATGGGCCCGGCATACCTGATGGACGTGGTCGGCATCGACACCGGCCACCACGGTCGTGACGTGATGGCTGAAGGCTTCCCGGACCGCATGAAAGACGATCGCCGTTCGGCTATCGACGTGCTCTACGAAGCCAAGCGCCTGGGCCAGAAGAATGGCAAGGGTTTCTATGCCTACGAGACCGACAAGAAAGGCAAGCAGAAGAAAGTGGCCGATCCGTCGGTGCTGGAAGTGCTCAAGCCGATCATTCACGAGCAGCGCGAAGTCACCGACGAAGACATCATCAACTGGATGATGATCCCGCTGTGCCTGGAAACCGTGCGTTGCCTGGAAGACGGCATTGTCGAAACCGCCGCCGAAGCCGACATGGGTCTGGTCTACGGTATTGGTTTCCCTCCATTCCGTGGCGGTGCGCTGCGCTACATCGATTCGATCGGTGTTGCCGAGTTCGTTGCCCTGGCTGATCAGTACGCTGATTTGGGCGCGCTGTACCACCCGACCGCAAAACTGCGTGAAATGGCCAAAACCGGCCAACGGTTCTTCGGTTAA
- the fadA gene encoding acetyl-CoA C-acyltransferase FadA, which yields MSLNPRDVVIVDFGRTPMGRSKGGMHRNTRAEDMSAHLISKLLERNVKVDPNEVEDVIWGCVNQTLEQGWNIARMASLMTQIPHTAAGQTVSRLCGSSMSALHTAAQAIMTGNGDVFVVGGVEHMGHVSMMHGVDPNPHMSLYAAKASGMMGLTAEMLGKMHGITREQQDAFGVRSHQLAHKATLEGKFKDEIIPMQGYDENGFLKLFDYDETIRPETTLESLAALKPAFNPKGGTVTAGTSSQITDGASCMIVMSAQRAQDLGIQPLAVIRSMAVAGVDPAIMGYGPVPATQKALKRAGLGINDIDFFELNEAFAAQALPVLKDLKVLDKMNEKVNLHGGAIALGHPFGCSGARISGTLLNVMKQNGGTFGVATMCIGLGQGISTVFERV from the coding sequence ATGAGCTTGAATCCAAGAGACGTCGTGATTGTCGACTTCGGTCGTACTCCGATGGGCCGCTCCAAGGGCGGCATGCACCGCAACACCCGCGCCGAAGACATGTCGGCGCACCTGATCAGCAAATTGCTGGAGCGCAACGTCAAGGTCGACCCGAATGAAGTCGAAGACGTCATCTGGGGCTGCGTAAACCAGACCCTGGAGCAGGGCTGGAACATCGCCCGCATGGCGTCCCTGATGACGCAGATCCCGCACACTGCGGCCGGCCAGACCGTCAGCCGTCTGTGTGGTTCGTCGATGAGTGCGCTGCACACTGCCGCGCAAGCAATCATGACCGGCAACGGTGACGTGTTCGTGGTTGGCGGCGTCGAGCACATGGGCCACGTGAGCATGATGCACGGTGTCGATCCGAACCCGCACATGTCGCTGTACGCGGCGAAAGCTTCGGGCATGATGGGCCTGACCGCGGAAATGCTGGGCAAAATGCACGGCATCACTCGCGAACAACAGGACGCTTTCGGCGTGCGCTCCCACCAGCTCGCTCACAAGGCGACCCTGGAAGGCAAGTTCAAAGACGAAATCATCCCGATGCAGGGCTACGACGAGAACGGTTTCCTGAAACTGTTTGACTACGACGAAACCATTCGTCCGGAAACCACTCTGGAAAGCCTGGCCGCTTTGAAGCCAGCGTTTAATCCGAAGGGCGGCACCGTGACGGCCGGTACTTCGTCGCAGATCACTGATGGTGCTTCGTGCATGATCGTGATGTCGGCGCAGCGTGCTCAGGACCTGGGCATCCAGCCGCTGGCGGTTATCCGCTCGATGGCAGTGGCAGGTGTGGATCCGGCAATCATGGGCTATGGTCCAGTACCGGCCACTCAAAAAGCACTGAAGCGTGCGGGCCTTGGCATTAACGATATCGACTTCTTCGAGCTCAACGAAGCTTTCGCTGCACAGGCCCTGCCAGTGCTGAAAGATCTGAAAGTGCTCGACAAGATGAACGAGAAGGTTAACCTGCACGGCGGCGCGATCGCCCTGGGTCACCCGTTCGGTTGCTCCGGTGCGCGTATCTCCGGCACCCTGTTGAACGTGATGAAGCAGAATGGCGGCACCTTCGGGGTAGCCACCATGTGCATTGGTCTCGGCCAAGGCATCTCCACCGTCTTCGAACGCGTTTAA
- a CDS encoding DUF1653 domain-containing protein translates to MPIQPGLYQHYKGPQYRVFSIARHSETEEEVVFYQALYGDYGFWVRPLSMFLESVEVDGEQVPRFALVQAEPSLFSKP, encoded by the coding sequence ATGCCGATACAACCTGGGCTCTACCAGCATTACAAAGGTCCGCAGTACCGCGTATTCAGCATCGCGCGGCATTCGGAAACCGAAGAAGAAGTGGTCTTCTACCAAGCCCTGTATGGCGATTACGGCTTTTGGGTGCGTCCCTTGAGCATGTTCCTGGAGTCGGTCGAGGTTGACGGCGAACAGGTGCCACGCTTTGCTTTGGTGCAAGCCGAACCGAGCCTTTTTTCGAAGCCATAA
- the topA gene encoding type I DNA topoisomerase, whose protein sequence is MGKSLVIVESPAKAKTINKYLGNQYVVKSSIGHIRDLPTSGSASASKEPAAKRGKAAAGEGPVLTPKEKARKQLVSRMGVDPDHGWKAKYEILPGKEKVIEELRRLAKDADTIYLATDLDREGEAIAWHLREAIGGDDSRYKRVVFNEITKKAIQEAFSKPGELDIDRVNAQQARRFLDRVVGYMVSPLLWAKVARGLSAGRVQSVAVKLVVEREREIRAFNPEEYWEVHADLGTTKGATVRFDVAREKGEAFKPLNEAQAMAALEKLKASSYSIVKREDKPTSSKPSAPFITSTLQQAASNRLGFGVKKTMMMAQRLYEAGYITYMRTDSTNLSADAVTMARTYIEGEFGKKYLPENPNVYSSKEGAQEAHEAIRPSDANTEPSKLSGMERDAERLYELIWRQFLACQMLPAQYLSTTVTVGAGDFELRAKGRILKFDGYTRVMPQIAKPGDDDVLPDMAQGDAMKLIKLDPTQHFTKPPARYSEASLVKEMEKRGIGRPSTYAAIISTIQDRGYVALHNRRFYSEKMGDIVTERLAESFSNLMDYGFTAGMEENLDDVAQGERDWKNVLDEFYGDFKKKLEVAESAEGGMRANQPVMTDIPCVLCGRPMQIRTASTGVFLGCSGYSLPPKERCKATVNLVPGDEIAADDEGESESLVLRGKHRCPICSTAMDAYLLDEKRKLHICGNNPDCSGYEIEEGTYRIKGYEGPSLECDKCGSEMQLKTGRFGKFFGCTNPTCKNTRKLLKSGDAAPPKMDPVKMPELKCEKVNDTYILRDGASGLFLAASQFPKNRETRAPLVMEIVPHKDEIDPKYHFLCEAPKKDPDGLPAVIRYSRKTKEQYVQTEVDGKPTGWKAYYDGGKWTVEDKRPAAKA, encoded by the coding sequence ATGGGCAAATCGCTGGTCATTGTGGAATCCCCGGCTAAGGCCAAGACCATCAACAAGTATCTGGGTAACCAATACGTGGTGAAGTCGAGTATCGGCCATATCCGAGACCTGCCCACCAGCGGTTCGGCTAGCGCCAGCAAAGAGCCAGCCGCCAAGCGCGGCAAGGCCGCCGCGGGTGAAGGTCCGGTGCTCACGCCGAAAGAGAAGGCGCGCAAGCAGCTGGTCTCGCGCATGGGTGTCGATCCCGATCATGGCTGGAAAGCCAAGTACGAGATCCTCCCGGGCAAGGAAAAGGTCATCGAAGAGCTGCGCCGGCTCGCCAAAGATGCTGACACCATCTATCTCGCAACCGACTTGGATCGCGAGGGGGAAGCCATTGCCTGGCACCTGCGCGAAGCCATCGGTGGTGATGACAGCCGCTACAAGCGCGTGGTGTTCAACGAAATCACCAAGAAAGCGATTCAGGAAGCCTTCTCCAAACCGGGCGAGCTGGACATTGACCGTGTCAACGCCCAACAGGCACGTCGTTTTCTCGACCGCGTGGTGGGTTACATGGTTTCGCCGCTGCTTTGGGCCAAGGTCGCCCGTGGCCTGTCCGCCGGTCGCGTGCAGTCGGTTGCGGTAAAACTGGTCGTTGAGCGTGAGCGTGAAATCCGCGCGTTCAACCCGGAAGAATACTGGGAAGTCCACGCTGACCTCGGTACCACCAAGGGCGCAACCGTGCGCTTTGACGTGGCTCGGGAAAAAGGCGAGGCCTTCAAGCCGCTCAACGAAGCCCAGGCCATGGCCGCGCTGGAGAAGCTCAAGGCTTCCAGCTACAGCATCGTCAAGCGCGAAGACAAACCGACCAGCAGCAAGCCGTCGGCACCGTTCATCACCTCCACCCTGCAACAGGCCGCGAGTAACCGCCTGGGCTTCGGCGTGAAGAAAACCATGATGATGGCCCAGCGTTTGTACGAAGCCGGCTACATCACGTATATGCGTACCGACTCCACCAACCTCTCGGCCGATGCCGTGACGATGGCGCGCACATATATTGAAGGCGAGTTCGGCAAGAAGTACCTGCCGGAAAACCCGAACGTCTACAGCAGCAAGGAAGGCGCACAAGAGGCTCACGAAGCAATTCGTCCGTCTGACGCCAACACCGAGCCAAGCAAGCTGTCGGGCATGGAGCGTGATGCAGAGCGGCTCTACGAGCTGATCTGGCGCCAGTTCCTCGCTTGCCAGATGCTGCCGGCCCAATACCTGTCGACCACGGTCACCGTCGGTGCCGGCGATTTCGAGCTGCGCGCCAAGGGCCGCATCCTGAAATTCGACGGCTACACCCGCGTCATGCCACAAATCGCCAAGCCTGGTGATGACGACGTGCTGCCGGACATGGCCCAGGGCGACGCGATGAAGCTGATCAAGCTTGATCCGACCCAGCACTTCACCAAGCCACCGGCGCGTTATTCGGAAGCGAGCCTGGTAAAAGAAATGGAAAAACGTGGCATCGGTCGTCCTTCGACCTACGCGGCGATCATTTCGACCATCCAGGACCGCGGCTACGTCGCGCTGCACAACCGTCGTTTCTACTCGGAAAAGATGGGCGACATCGTCACCGAACGTCTGGCCGAGAGCTTCTCGAATCTTATGGACTACGGCTTCACCGCCGGCATGGAAGAGAACCTCGATGACGTGGCCCAGGGCGAACGCGACTGGAAAAACGTGCTCGACGAGTTCTACGGCGACTTCAAGAAAAAACTCGAAGTAGCCGAAAGTGCCGAAGGTGGCATGCGCGCCAACCAACCGGTCATGACTGACATTCCGTGCGTGTTGTGCGGTCGTCCGATGCAGATTCGTACCGCATCGACTGGCGTGTTCCTCGGTTGCTCGGGTTACAGCCTGCCGCCGAAAGAACGCTGCAAGGCCACCGTCAACCTGGTGCCGGGCGATGAAATCGCTGCGGACGACGAGGGTGAATCGGAATCCCTGGTGCTGCGTGGCAAGCACCGCTGCCCGATCTGCAGCACGGCAATGGACGCTTACCTGCTGGATGAGAAGCGCAAGCTGCACATCTGCGGTAACAACCCGGATTGCTCAGGCTACGAAATCGAAGAGGGCACCTATCGCATCAAAGGCTACGAAGGTCCGAGCCTGGAATGCGACAAGTGTGGCAGCGAGATGCAGCTCAAGACCGGCCGATTCGGCAAGTTCTTCGGGTGCACCAATCCGACGTGCAAGAACACCCGCAAACTGCTGAAAAGCGGTGACGCGGCGCCGCCGAAGATGGACCCGGTGAAGATGCCTGAGCTGAAATGCGAAAAGGTCAATGACACCTACATCCTGCGCGACGGTGCTTCCGGTCTGTTCCTGGCGGCCAGCCAGTTTCCGAAAAACCGCGAGACGCGTGCTCCGCTGGTCATGGAAATTGTGCCGCACAAGGATGAGATCGATCCGAAGTACCACTTCCTCTGTGAAGCGCCGAAAAAAGATCCGGACGGCCTGCCTGCTGTGATCCGTTACAGCCGCAAGACCAAAGAGCAGTACGTGCAGACAGAAGTCGACGGCAAGCCGACCGGCTGGAAGGCTTACTACGACGGCGGCAAATGGACGGTTGAAGACAAGCGTCCGGCAGCCAAAGCGTAA